One window of the Amphiura filiformis unplaced genomic scaffold, Afil_fr2py scaffold_148, whole genome shotgun sequence genome contains the following:
- the LOC140145142 gene encoding uncharacterized protein → MTSTRKKVGEHGATLELQKIKAKLEIPPGAIKPSNGQTPVITTMSMYLKGGDHPLLDDRLMMTPIITCGPNGTEFNEPVTLHLPHSCVDTNDIQLWSKPEIGTEGEWEKLPSTYTAGSNAAGWLWKITSEHVIIKVIRARSFTVTTSGDQERRMLMFMRPNPKRPSSRNVYITAYAVQEHWVDVIKTQRKEKEDNSVLCAGPTPFLIESSSASKGLEIKITETSPESGWTGKQVGKISYKKLQKDGDISQCQFSFTKCGEHIDDLRGKYDVMQGSKDLIKDYNFGIDMLCEHDKLKNMTSTRKEVGEHGATLKLQKIKAKLEIPPGAIKPSNGQTPVITTMSMYLKGGDHPLLDDRLMMTPIITCGPNGTEFNEPVTLHLPHSCVDTNDIQLWSKPEIGTEDG, encoded by the exons ATGACGAGTACCCGTAAGAAAGTGGGTGAACATGGTGCGACATTGGAGCTTCAGAAAATCAAGGCAAAACTAGAAATTCCACCGGGAGCTATCAAGCCTTCAAATGGCCAAACCCCAGTAATAACTACCATGTCGATGTATCTGAAAGGAGGAGATCATCCTCTCCTTGACGATCGCCTGATGATGACTCCTATCATTACATGTGGACCAAATGGTACCGAGTTCAACGAGCCAGTGACTTTGCATCTTCCGCACTCTTGTGTAGATACAAATGACATTCAATTGTGGTCTAAGCCAGAGATAGGGACTGAAG GTGAATGGGAGAAACTGCCATCAACATATACAGCAGGTAGCAACGCAGCAGGCTGGTTATGGAAGATTACGTCTGAACACGTAATCATTAAAGTCATACGAGCCCGCTCCTTTACTGTGACTACGTCTGGAGATCAGGAGAGACGGATGCTGATGTTTATGAGGCCGAATCCAAAGAGGCCGTCATCAAGAAATGTATACATCACTGCTTATGCTGTTCAAGAGCATTGGGTTGAT GTCATAAAGAcacaaagaaaggaaaaagaagacAATTCGGTTCTCTGTGCTGGACCGACACCATTTCTAATTGAATCAAGCTCCGCATCAAAAGGCCTGGAAATTAAAATAACTGAAACCTCTCCAGAATCGGGTTGGACAGGCAAACAAGTTGGG AAAATAAGCTACAAAAAACTTCAAAAAGATGGTGACATTTCTCAATGTCAGTTTTCCTTCACGAAGTGCGGCGAACACATTGATGACTTACGTGGGAAATACGATGTGATGCAAGGCAGCAAGGATCTCATCAAAGACTACAACTTTGGCATAGATATGCTTTGTGAGCATGACA AACTCAAAAATATGACGAGTACCCGTAAGGAAGTGGGTGAACATGGTGCGACATTGAAGCTTCAGAAAATCAAGGCAAAACTAGAGATTCCACCGGGAGCTATCAAGCCTTCAAATGGCCAAACCCCAGTAATAACTACCATGTCGATGTATCTGAAAGGAGGAGATCATCCTCTCCTTGACGATCGCCTGATGATGACTCCTATCATCACATGTGGACCAAATGGTACCGAGTTCAACGAGCCAGTGACTTTGCATCTTCCGCACTCTTGTGTAGATACAAATGACATTCAATTGTGGTCTAAGCCAGAGATAGGGACTGAAG ATGGttga